The Pseudoliparis swirei isolate HS2019 ecotype Mariana Trench chromosome 16, NWPU_hadal_v1, whole genome shotgun sequence genome includes a window with the following:
- the xrcc2 gene encoding DNA repair protein XRCC2 — MLENETPDSHGCPGPLWDHHGEVVELYGTEGTGKTELLYHLLCRCVLPVANGGLEVDVVFVDTDYSLDMLRLVSILDSRLNAARSTSSSSADSNEEALHLCVSRLLVVHCSSSSQLILTLHFLETSLSSRPGLSLLVIDSISAFYWLDRCEGGASVAKQEEKLSKCAELLVGLLRNYRITVFATCHAIRRSYNGASCSDSGRPYLCRPWQRLVTHRLLCSRQEAANNMAATAGSSTEKSSRPVFTVHCTSSGSEAKAYSSTSFHVTERGVKFI; from the exons GTGAGGTGGTGGAGCTGTATGGAACCGAGGGAACAG ggaaGACAGAGCTGCTTTACCACCTGCTGTGCCGCTGCGTGTTGCCGGTGGCTAACGGCGGTCTAGAGGTGGATGTTGTGTTCGTGGACACCGACTACAGTCTGGACATGCTACGACTGGTCAGCATCCTGGACAGCCGACTGAATGCCG ctCGTTCTACCAGCTCGTCTTCGGCTGATTCCAATGAGGAGGCCTTGCATCTGTGTGTTTCTCGGCTCTTGGTGgtccactgctcctcctcctcccagctcatTCTCACGCTCCACTTTCTGGAGACTTCCCTGTCGTCGCGGCCTGGACTCTCGCTCCTCGTCATCGACAGCATCTCTGCTTTCTATTGGCTGGACCGATGCGAGGGCGGAGCCAGCGTCGCCAAACAGGAAGAGAAACTCAGCAAGTGTGCGGAGCTGCTGGTCGGGCTGCTCAG GAATTATAGAATCACTGTCTTCGCCACCTGCCACGCCATCAGGAGGAGCTACAATGGCGCCTCCTGCTCTGACTCCGGCCGGCCGTACCTCTGTCGGCCCTGGCAGCGGCTGGTTACCCACCGGCTGCTGTGCTCCAGGCAGGAGGCTGCGAACAACATGGCCGCCACAGCAGGAAGCAGCACGGAGAAAAGCAGCCGGCCGGTCTTCACCGTCCACTGCACCTCCTCTGGCTCCGAGGCCAAGGCTTACAGCAGCACCTCCTTCCACGTGACCGAGAGAGGAGTGAAGTTCATCTGA